The following proteins are co-located in the Bacillus pumilus genome:
- a CDS encoding UPF0715 family protein, with the protein MIFAAPIQIVLHRNPKKFRGRDLLIYLITAWVVCSALALWIDDGLVVFISYKVYLFSFCAALIYWLLDSVFLMKNRS; encoded by the coding sequence GTGATTTTTGCTGCACCGATACAAATTGTTTTACACCGAAACCCTAAAAAGTTTCGAGGCCGTGATTTGCTGATTTATTTGATTACGGCGTGGGTTGTTTGTTCGGCGTTGGCTTTGTGGATTGATGATGGACTTGTCGTGTTCATTAGCTACAAAGTCTATCTGTTTAGCTTTTGCGCCGCTCTCATTTATTGGTTGTTGGATTCCGTCTTTTTGATGAAGAACCGATCATAG
- a CDS encoding amino acid permease: MSLNWKGVARTLKEQSLSWWQLSLIGVGCTIGTGFFLGSSIAITKSGYSVCISFFLAAVGTYLVFKHLAAMTAENPDKGSFCSYARKAYGRWAGFSNGWVYWFAEMLITGSQLTAISLFTRHWFPSVPLWVFSAIYSALALLVIIIGLSSFQKTENVLAVLKTGAILLFMILAVLVLCGILTDHKPALHLPNKDHEWMPLGPLGLWNGLIYAFYAFGGIEVMGLMAVHLKDPKDAAKSGRVMLIILAVIYIVSIGLALLLVPVTAFNENSSPFITSLEPFHLSIFLHIFNGIFIIAGFSTLVASLYAVTTLLGTMSEHQDAPACFKQKDPSHVRWSSIILTAAGLIVSILLALFLSKHIYEHLTTAAGLTLLYTWVFILFSSKKLSKPSTRQTCEMILALLLIGAAVSGTLTEASGRPGFFISIGIIAVIAIMVLFMKKKWKQDQTAS, from the coding sequence ATGTCATTGAATTGGAAAGGTGTTGCACGTACATTGAAAGAACAATCTTTATCTTGGTGGCAGCTTTCTCTCATCGGAGTCGGCTGTACAATTGGCACTGGCTTCTTCCTTGGTTCCAGCATCGCCATTACAAAGTCCGGTTATTCCGTCTGTATTTCATTTTTTCTTGCTGCAGTCGGCACATATCTCGTCTTTAAACATTTGGCTGCGATGACAGCAGAAAACCCTGATAAAGGGTCGTTTTGTTCTTATGCTCGTAAAGCGTATGGACGCTGGGCAGGTTTTAGCAATGGCTGGGTGTATTGGTTTGCAGAAATGCTGATTACAGGAAGTCAGTTGACCGCGATTTCTCTTTTTACCCGACACTGGTTTCCATCCGTTCCGCTTTGGGTGTTTTCTGCGATTTATTCCGCTCTTGCTCTGCTCGTCATTATCATTGGGCTGTCTTCTTTTCAAAAGACTGAAAATGTCCTTGCGGTGCTGAAGACCGGAGCGATCCTGCTGTTTATGATTCTCGCCGTCCTTGTTTTATGCGGCATTCTCACAGATCATAAACCGGCCCTCCATCTGCCAAACAAAGATCACGAATGGATGCCGCTTGGTCCGCTTGGTCTTTGGAATGGATTGATTTATGCGTTTTATGCATTTGGGGGAATTGAAGTCATGGGGCTGATGGCGGTTCATTTAAAGGACCCGAAGGATGCTGCAAAGTCTGGACGTGTCATGCTGATCATTCTAGCCGTCATCTATATCGTCTCGATCGGACTTGCTCTCTTGCTTGTCCCAGTGACAGCCTTTAACGAGAACAGCAGTCCATTTATTACATCATTAGAGCCATTTCATTTGTCAATCTTTCTTCATATCTTCAATGGCATTTTCATTATTGCCGGTTTTTCTACATTGGTTGCTTCTCTATATGCGGTCACGACTCTTCTTGGCACGATGTCGGAGCATCAAGATGCACCTGCTTGTTTTAAACAAAAAGACCCATCTCATGTCAGATGGTCTTCGATTATCTTAACTGCTGCTGGATTAATTGTCTCGATTTTGCTTGCACTCTTTTTGTCCAAACACATCTATGAGCACCTCACAACAGCAGCCGGTCTTACCCTTCTGTACACATGGGTGTTCATCCTGTTCTCAAGTAAAAAGCTATCAAAGCCATCCACTCGCCAAACGTGTGAAATGATTCTTGCGCTGCTCTTAATTGGAGCCGCCGTTTCAGGGACATTGACAGAGGCCAGCGGACGACCAGGCTTTTTTATCAGTATTGGGATCATTGCAGTAATTGCCATCATGGTGCTATTTATGAAGAAAAAGTGGAAACAGGATCAGACCGCATCATAA
- a CDS encoding LysE family translocator — protein sequence MAVFFGYIFLGLSLSAPVGPVNAAQIDRGIKSGFWHAWIFGVGAMAADIVYMLLIYFGVAQLLTAPLVKTFLWLFGFFVLTYTGIESLRKINLQESPKKDGGNTTIGHSFMTGFFISLSNPLSILFWLGIYGSILANTIEKYGASQMLMYSMAIFIGMLIWDFSMALLASTFRRYLNERILHGLSVLAGVSLLGFGAYFGYQGIMALIG from the coding sequence GTGGCGGTGTTTTTTGGTTATATCTTTTTAGGGTTGTCACTTTCAGCGCCTGTTGGGCCAGTCAATGCAGCCCAAATCGATAGAGGGATTAAAAGTGGATTTTGGCACGCGTGGATTTTTGGTGTGGGGGCTATGGCTGCGGATATCGTCTATATGCTTCTCATATATTTTGGTGTCGCCCAGCTTTTGACCGCACCTCTTGTGAAAACCTTTTTGTGGCTGTTTGGCTTTTTCGTTCTGACCTATACCGGCATTGAAAGTCTGCGTAAAATCAATTTGCAGGAGAGTCCAAAGAAGGACGGAGGAAACACAACGATTGGCCATTCCTTCATGACGGGATTTTTCATTTCTCTTTCCAATCCGCTCAGTATTTTATTTTGGCTTGGAATCTATGGCAGTATTTTGGCCAATACGATCGAAAAGTATGGGGCTTCCCAAATGCTGATGTACAGCATGGCTATTTTTATCGGCATGCTCATATGGGATTTCAGTATGGCGTTACTTGCAAGTACGTTTAGGCGCTACTTGAATGAGCGCATTTTACATGGCTTATCTGTTCTTGCAGGTGTATCCTTACTTGGCTTCGGTGCCTATTTTGGGTATCAAGGCATCATGGCATTGATTGGGTAG
- a CDS encoding DUF1989 domain-containing protein, producing MNGEYVILPKDGRGFRLGKGQCMRVVDVEGQQVADVMAYHEKDFYEKFDQGATMDSLSSSKVKKGDKLYSNLYKPMFTVIEDTVECHDLYMPACRQEMYQLLYGRTHLEAVHTCYDNLRTAFEPFGIPKEDMYYPFNAFMNTVIDEKGKLSVELPKSLPGDYIRLRAEMDLIVAISACPADIGKCNGSSCTSIRVEID from the coding sequence ATGAACGGAGAATACGTGATTTTACCAAAAGATGGGCGCGGCTTTCGTTTAGGAAAAGGCCAATGTATGCGAGTAGTCGATGTCGAAGGCCAGCAAGTAGCAGATGTGATGGCTTATCATGAAAAAGATTTTTATGAAAAATTTGACCAAGGCGCTACAATGGACAGCCTGTCCTCTTCCAAAGTGAAAAAAGGTGATAAGCTCTATTCTAATTTATATAAACCGATGTTTACGGTCATTGAAGATACAGTAGAATGCCATGATTTATACATGCCTGCGTGCCGGCAAGAAATGTATCAGCTCCTATATGGCCGGACGCACTTAGAGGCGGTGCATACATGCTACGATAATCTTCGTACAGCCTTTGAGCCGTTCGGTATTCCGAAAGAGGATATGTACTACCCTTTTAACGCCTTTATGAATACAGTCATTGATGAAAAAGGAAAGCTGTCTGTGGAACTGCCAAAATCGCTCCCCGGTGATTATATTCGTCTGCGTGCCGAAATGGATCTCATTGTGGCAATATCCGCATGTCCAGCTGATATAGGAAAGTGCAATGGTTCAAGCTGTACTTCTATACGTGTGGAAATTGATTGA
- a CDS encoding L-lactate permease, which yields MWQQIYDPFGNEFVSALVAMLPILFFLFALTVFKLKGVLAACFTLIVSFVTAVFFFHMPVEKALSAVLLGISNGLWPIGYIVIMAVWLYKIAVKSGKFDVIRSSIAGISQDQRLQLLLIGFSFNAFLEGAAGFGVPIAISAALLTELGFKPLKAAMLCLIANAASGAFGAVGIPVITGAQMGNMTPLALSQTLVYTIPFISFCIPFLLILIVDGFKGIKETLPALLVVSGSYAILQAVTMVMMGPELANIISALASMGILALFLRKWQPKHIYREEGAPAIEQKQTYRGVEVLKAWSPFYILTAVITVWSLPAFKALFAVGGPLNWTTILVKMPFLHQQIVKLPPIAQTETPIDAIFKIDVISATGTAIFIAVMLTGLLSKHIKLTEGAACLKAAVKELWVPVLTICFVMGFAGLANFAGLSSAIGLALAKTGDLFPLVSPVLGWIGVFITGSVVSNNALFGNLQAVTASQIGSQAGLLIGANTTGGVMAKLISPQSIAIATAAVGETGKESELFQKTVKYSVILLAIVCIWTFILAQFV from the coding sequence ATGTGGCAGCAAATATATGATCCGTTTGGTAATGAGTTCGTAAGTGCATTGGTGGCAATGCTTCCAATTTTATTTTTTCTATTTGCATTAACCGTATTTAAGTTAAAAGGTGTTTTAGCCGCTTGTTTTACCTTAATCGTCAGTTTTGTAACAGCTGTTTTCTTCTTTCATATGCCAGTTGAAAAGGCACTATCTGCTGTGCTGCTCGGTATATCTAATGGGCTGTGGCCGATTGGATATATCGTCATCATGGCCGTATGGCTCTATAAAATTGCTGTGAAATCTGGAAAATTTGATGTCATTCGTTCTAGTATTGCAGGAATATCTCAAGATCAACGTCTTCAGCTCTTATTAATTGGTTTTAGTTTTAACGCATTTTTAGAAGGAGCAGCTGGGTTTGGGGTACCGATAGCGATCAGTGCCGCCCTCTTAACAGAGCTTGGATTTAAGCCACTCAAAGCCGCAATGCTCTGCTTAATTGCCAATGCTGCGTCTGGCGCATTTGGTGCAGTGGGCATCCCAGTCATTACAGGGGCGCAAATGGGCAATATGACGCCGCTCGCTTTATCTCAAACCCTTGTGTATACGATCCCATTTATTTCTTTCTGTATCCCGTTTCTACTCATTTTGATTGTAGACGGCTTCAAAGGGATCAAAGAAACGCTGCCAGCCTTGCTTGTTGTTAGTGGAAGTTATGCGATTTTGCAAGCTGTAACGATGGTGATGATGGGCCCTGAGCTTGCCAACATTATTTCAGCCTTAGCAAGTATGGGAATTTTGGCTTTATTTCTTCGAAAATGGCAGCCAAAACACATTTATCGTGAAGAAGGAGCACCAGCCATTGAACAGAAACAAACGTATCGCGGAGTTGAAGTCTTGAAAGCATGGTCTCCATTCTATATTTTAACTGCCGTTATTACTGTATGGAGTCTGCCAGCATTTAAAGCATTGTTTGCTGTAGGAGGACCACTCAATTGGACGACGATTTTAGTGAAAATGCCGTTTCTACATCAGCAAATTGTGAAATTACCACCAATTGCACAAACAGAAACCCCCATTGATGCGATCTTTAAAATTGATGTCATCAGTGCAACAGGTACTGCCATTTTCATTGCGGTCATGCTGACAGGATTGCTTAGTAAACATATTAAATTAACAGAAGGCGCTGCCTGCTTAAAAGCAGCGGTGAAGGAGCTGTGGGTACCTGTTCTCACCATTTGTTTTGTCATGGGTTTTGCAGGCTTGGCGAACTTTGCCGGACTGAGCTCTGCAATTGGACTTGCGCTTGCAAAAACAGGCGATTTGTTCCCGCTTGTCAGCCCAGTACTTGGCTGGATCGGTGTGTTTATTACGGGATCTGTCGTGAGTAACAACGCATTATTCGGTAACCTTCAAGCGGTCACTGCTTCTCAAATCGGCTCACAGGCAGGTTTGTTAATCGGTGCGAATACAACCGGTGGTGTCATGGCGAAGTTAATTTCTCCACAATCAATCGCCATCGCTACAGCAGCCGTTGGAGAAACAGGTAAAGAATCTGAGCTATTCCAAAAGACAGTGAAGTACAGTGTCATCCTGCTTGCCATCGTGTGTATATGGACGTTCATTCTTGCTCAATTTGTATAG
- a CDS encoding DegT/DnrJ/EryC1/StrS family aminotransferase — protein sequence MQILTKISGKSKDYLPLLDMINQGVQVKSDSVEKHLANEKLVTFLEQDIEHTGLEKILFHYKQNKEKKIPFLPVDKLISEDEIDDIMQVLKEVLNSGRFTSGPYIPRFEKTLAEYLGKKYVIATSSGTDALMISLISAGVHPGDEVILPANSFAATENAVLAVGAVPVYADIDPDTYCLAPSEIEKHITDKTVCILPVHLYGKQADMKAISAIAKQHGLKIIEDGCQAIGSSGLGAFGDGLVLSFNPYKNLGVCGKAGAIATNDKALAEKCMEISYHGFEPGKKNVKRSDYGFNSKIDNLQAAIGLERMKYLGLQNFKRFYLAKRYIDQLQSLEDKGYIKLSKLTDDHVWHLFPIRVLKGDRDELAAQLLEMGIETDVYYPILSHQHQTNLVSQNYKQTTLPHTEKAAQQLLHLPLYPGMPLQDQEKVIEGVRHVLKSSIQ from the coding sequence ATGCAAATATTGACGAAGATATCAGGTAAAAGCAAGGATTATCTACCTTTGCTGGATATGATCAATCAAGGTGTTCAAGTAAAGTCTGATTCAGTTGAAAAGCATCTAGCGAATGAAAAGCTGGTGACGTTCCTGGAGCAAGATATTGAGCACACGGGCTTGGAAAAAATTCTCTTCCATTATAAACAAAATAAGGAAAAAAAGATACCGTTCCTGCCAGTTGATAAATTGATTTCAGAGGATGAGATCGATGATATTATGCAGGTGCTGAAAGAAGTATTGAATTCTGGCCGTTTTACTTCAGGGCCATATATTCCACGTTTTGAAAAAACGCTCGCTGAGTACTTAGGAAAAAAATATGTCATTGCCACGTCAAGTGGAACAGATGCCCTCATGATCAGCCTCATATCAGCAGGCGTCCATCCAGGAGACGAGGTCATTCTGCCAGCCAATAGCTTTGCTGCAACAGAAAATGCAGTACTTGCCGTTGGGGCTGTTCCGGTTTATGCCGATATTGACCCAGACACCTACTGTCTGGCACCGAGTGAAATAGAGAAACATATCACGGATAAGACGGTATGCATTCTTCCGGTTCATTTATATGGAAAGCAAGCGGATATGAAGGCCATTTCGGCAATTGCGAAGCAGCATGGTCTGAAAATCATTGAGGATGGCTGTCAGGCGATTGGCAGCAGCGGTCTTGGGGCATTTGGAGACGGACTTGTTCTCAGCTTTAACCCATACAAAAATCTCGGAGTCTGCGGAAAGGCAGGAGCCATCGCAACGAATGATAAAGCCTTAGCCGAAAAATGCATGGAGATCAGCTATCACGGCTTTGAACCTGGAAAGAAAAATGTCAAACGCAGTGACTACGGCTTTAATTCCAAGATCGATAACTTGCAGGCAGCGATCGGACTAGAAAGGATGAAGTATTTAGGTCTGCAAAACTTTAAACGTTTTTACTTAGCAAAGCGATACATTGATCAGCTGCAATCGCTTGAGGATAAAGGGTATATTAAGCTTTCGAAGTTGACGGATGATCATGTATGGCATCTATTCCCAATCAGGGTGCTGAAAGGAGACCGAGATGAGCTGGCGGCGCAATTGCTGGAGATGGGCATAGAGACAGATGTCTATTACCCAATTCTATCGCATCAGCATCAAACAAATCTTGTTTCTCAAAACTATAAACAAACGACGCTTCCGCACACAGAAAAAGCAGCACAGCAATTGCTCCATTTGCCACTTTACCCAGGAATGCCGCTGCAAGATCAGGAGAAAGTCATCGAGGGGGTCCGTCATGTTCTCAAATCTTCCATTCAATAA
- a CDS encoding YqcI/YcgG family protein, translating into MAQLYAKSCLDQNLRSLEGWKQDAFTQFGEMVGDEADTFPCVPGRQGFFLDHLRYGFVGDPRGEEAVNELAELLRAYQSCSRQTGQYASFICFFETPQDLQDRSIEEFEDQFWSLVQRLHQKDEMKWPDDIPADPEHHEWEFCFHGEPYFILCATPAHKLRKSRHFPYVMMAFQPRWVFEKMNGSTTFGQKMSKLVRKRLKAYDQVDVHPALKWYGDQKNLEWKQYFLSDDEAEKPASAKCPFTALKNMMKL; encoded by the coding sequence ATGGCCCAGCTGTATGCAAAAAGTTGCCTTGATCAAAATCTACGATCGCTAGAAGGATGGAAGCAGGATGCTTTCACGCAATTTGGAGAGATGGTAGGAGATGAGGCAGATACATTCCCTTGTGTACCAGGAAGACAAGGATTTTTCCTCGATCATTTACGTTATGGTTTTGTTGGTGACCCGAGGGGAGAAGAAGCTGTCAATGAGCTTGCAGAGCTGTTAAGGGCTTATCAAAGCTGTTCAAGACAAACCGGTCAATATGCTTCATTCATCTGCTTTTTTGAAACGCCTCAGGATTTGCAAGATCGTTCGATTGAAGAGTTTGAGGATCAGTTTTGGTCGCTCGTTCAACGATTACATCAAAAAGATGAAATGAAATGGCCTGATGACATTCCGGCAGATCCTGAGCATCATGAATGGGAGTTTTGTTTTCACGGGGAGCCTTATTTTATTTTATGCGCCACACCTGCTCACAAGCTTAGAAAAAGCCGTCACTTCCCTTATGTCATGATGGCGTTTCAGCCAAGGTGGGTGTTTGAGAAGATGAATGGTTCGACCACATTTGGACAAAAAATGAGCAAACTCGTTCGTAAGCGGCTCAAGGCATATGATCAAGTAGATGTACACCCTGCGTTAAAATGGTATGGGGATCAGAAGAATTTAGAGTGGAAGCAATATTTCCTCTCAGATGATGAGGCGGAGAAACCAGCCTCCGCCAAATGTCCATTTACTGCATTAAAAAACATGATGAAATTATGA
- a CDS encoding MFS transporter: MKKVFYFGCVFYFFIGTIHVFFGSLTPYLLSSYDKGPGELSSLIFFQFIGFLTGVLLSPILVRKKGYGAVLTMGLLLMIGSLLLGLLVPGWTTLVLAGFFLGSGAGSLETTAGAYVISMANSAKRISIMEVFFGLGALLFPLLILLTVTEQTWHYVFLFQVGALTFFLMLWLVFMNKLPHGQMAAPSQKMKKPSLLVDRSNRMIVVLMICFAFFYAGIETNFANFLPSIMLEKGGDNWGLFAVSTFWTAIVIGRTVIARKADQLHPLRFLKLSAALMILLLVVFALTTHIAAQLILIFFIGLCAAGMFPIALTASALMIENAIDEATSYFIAAASLGGACLSFFIGFSLEWAGAASAIFVFAFLAVLLFAAAIQMNRFRKRETALPQQSALKADR, from the coding sequence ATGAAAAAAGTGTTTTATTTTGGCTGTGTCTTTTATTTTTTTATTGGGACCATTCATGTGTTTTTTGGCAGCTTAACTCCTTATTTGCTGTCTAGTTATGATAAGGGTCCCGGGGAATTATCTTCTTTAATCTTTTTTCAGTTTATTGGTTTTTTGACAGGTGTTCTTTTATCCCCCATTCTTGTGAGAAAAAAAGGCTATGGCGCAGTTCTGACCATGGGTTTGCTGCTGATGATCGGCTCACTTCTCCTTGGGCTTTTGGTGCCGGGCTGGACAACGCTTGTGCTGGCAGGGTTTTTTCTTGGGAGCGGTGCGGGCAGTCTTGAGACAACAGCTGGGGCGTATGTGATTTCAATGGCAAACAGTGCTAAACGAATTAGCATCATGGAAGTCTTTTTTGGATTGGGTGCACTCCTATTCCCTCTTTTGATTCTGCTGACCGTCACAGAACAGACGTGGCATTATGTGTTTTTATTTCAGGTGGGTGCGCTGACATTTTTCCTCATGCTCTGGCTTGTCTTTATGAACAAATTGCCTCATGGGCAGATGGCAGCTCCTTCTCAAAAGATGAAGAAGCCGTCTTTGCTTGTTGATCGCAGCAATCGAATGATTGTCGTGCTCATGATATGTTTTGCTTTTTTCTATGCAGGGATTGAAACGAACTTTGCGAACTTTTTGCCGTCTATCATGCTGGAAAAAGGGGGGGACAATTGGGGTCTCTTTGCTGTCTCCACTTTTTGGACGGCGATTGTCATCGGCAGAACCGTGATTGCGAGAAAAGCAGATCAGCTGCATCCGCTGCGTTTTTTAAAGCTCAGTGCAGCTCTCATGATCCTGCTGCTCGTTGTATTTGCACTGACAACCCACATAGCCGCACAGCTGATTCTCATCTTTTTCATCGGCTTGTGCGCAGCTGGCATGTTTCCAATTGCGCTGACTGCCTCTGCATTAATGATTGAAAATGCCATCGACGAGGCAACGAGTTATTTTATTGCAGCCGCGAGTTTGGGCGGAGCCTGCTTGTCCTTTTTCATTGGATTTAGCCTTGAATGGGCAGGAGCGGCAAGTGCCATCTTTGTTTTCGCCTTCTTAGCCGTTCTTCTGTTTGCGGCTGCTATTCAAATGAATCGCTTCAGGAAAAGAGAAACGGCCCTTCCGCAGCAGTCGGCGCTGAAAGCAGATCGGTAG
- a CDS encoding LacI family DNA-binding transcriptional regulator, translated as MCTIYEIAKRCGVSTTTVSRVLNHHPYVSEEKRQHILQVMKEMEYTPSSAARTLRSHQTKTIAVSVPAVDHPFFAQLIKGISKEALDQGYKAIVLQTFYQESLEIEGLQLLKRKEVDGVILGALENKWEKIEPFLANGPIVMANEYHQTADIPIIGYDEREAAYKAVDYLIRSGRKSIGFCFDTESSEAQKQRRQGYLDALSAHGLPLNEDWLFGEAFTIEDGFRLMDLIHDMPDTPDAIFTGNDQVAAGLIKQAISYGYQIPEDLAVIGYDNQDICEVTAPTITTIDIPIVELGQRSVQQMIQLLQNQKPLEREHIQLPTRLVTREST; from the coding sequence ATGTGTACAATTTATGAAATTGCCAAGCGCTGCGGGGTTTCAACCACTACTGTTTCTAGGGTGCTGAATCATCATCCATATGTGTCAGAGGAAAAGCGGCAGCACATTTTACAGGTGATGAAGGAAATGGAGTATACGCCGAGTTCAGCGGCTCGCACCCTTCGTTCACATCAGACAAAGACCATTGCTGTGTCTGTCCCGGCTGTGGACCATCCTTTTTTTGCACAATTGATTAAAGGCATTTCAAAGGAAGCACTGGATCAAGGGTATAAAGCTATCGTGCTCCAGACGTTTTACCAAGAATCCCTAGAGATCGAAGGGCTTCAATTATTAAAAAGAAAAGAAGTAGATGGCGTCATCTTAGGGGCATTAGAAAATAAGTGGGAAAAGATCGAGCCGTTTTTAGCAAACGGCCCCATTGTCATGGCGAATGAATATCATCAAACAGCAGACATCCCGATTATTGGATACGATGAGCGCGAAGCCGCCTATAAAGCTGTTGACTATTTGATTCGGTCAGGACGTAAATCGATTGGGTTTTGCTTTGATACAGAAAGTAGTGAGGCACAGAAACAAAGAAGACAGGGCTATCTTGATGCGCTTTCTGCTCACGGTTTGCCGCTAAATGAAGATTGGCTGTTTGGGGAGGCCTTTACCATTGAAGACGGCTTTCGCTTAATGGATTTGATCCATGACATGCCGGATACACCTGATGCCATTTTTACCGGCAATGATCAAGTCGCAGCAGGGCTCATTAAACAAGCCATTTCATATGGTTATCAAATCCCCGAGGATCTAGCGGTTATCGGCTATGACAACCAAGACATTTGCGAGGTGACGGCTCCAACGATCACCACCATCGACATCCCGATCGTAGAGCTTGGCCAGCGGTCTGTGCAGCAAATGATCCAGCTCCTGCAAAACCAAAAACCATTAGAGCGTGAACATATTCAGCTGCCTACCCGGCTCGTGACAAGAGAATCTACATAA
- a CDS encoding HAD-IIB family hydrolase: MFSNLPFNKKLLNQPQNPQWIVFCDFDETYYSHGMTEKQREDVKRLEAFVAEKSEAGQLMLGWVTGSSLDSVTSKMEKGGFSQFPHFIASNLGTEIVYTSDAQFGQPDAEWMKRLDAQGFSDEKIEDILQTVREKGITLKAQTQLGSSGYKKNFYYQEQDERTDLHHLSFIQTLAKERGVAVNINKCNPLAGDPADCYDVDFLPVGTGKDEIVRFMLSQYDLSKDQGFAFGDSGNDLKMLQSVTHGFLVQNATAEAKRHHHQICHHGYAKGIYETLKTVMYKHEEAHS, from the coding sequence ATGTTCTCAAATCTTCCATTCAATAAAAAGCTGTTAAATCAGCCGCAGAACCCTCAGTGGATCGTCTTCTGTGACTTTGATGAAACCTATTATTCTCACGGGATGACGGAGAAGCAGAGGGAGGATGTAAAGCGGCTGGAAGCATTTGTGGCAGAAAAGAGTGAAGCAGGGCAGCTCATGCTGGGCTGGGTGACGGGAAGCAGCCTCGATTCTGTCACGAGCAAAATGGAAAAAGGCGGCTTCAGCCAATTTCCGCATTTCATTGCGTCGAACTTAGGAACTGAGATTGTGTATACGTCGGATGCTCAATTTGGACAGCCAGATGCGGAATGGATGAAACGGCTGGATGCACAGGGTTTTTCAGATGAAAAAATCGAAGACATCCTGCAAACCGTACGTGAAAAGGGGATTACCCTCAAGGCGCAAACGCAGCTGGGCAGCTCAGGATATAAGAAGAATTTCTATTATCAGGAGCAGGATGAACGGACAGACCTTCATCATCTCTCGTTCATACAAACGCTTGCCAAGGAGCGGGGTGTGGCAGTCAACATCAACAAATGCAACCCACTCGCAGGAGACCCTGCGGATTGCTATGATGTCGATTTTTTACCAGTCGGGACAGGAAAGGATGAAATTGTCCGCTTTATGCTGAGTCAATATGATCTATCAAAAGACCAAGGCTTTGCCTTTGGAGATAGTGGGAACGATTTGAAGATGCTTCAATCCGTCACGCACGGGTTTCTCGTCCAAAATGCGACGGCCGAGGCCAAACGGCACCATCACCAAATTTGTCATCATGGGTATGCAAAAGGAATCTACGAAACACTGAAAACAGTGATGTATAAACATGAGGAGGCACATTCATGA
- a CDS encoding Gfo/Idh/MocA family protein, whose protein sequence is MKKIGIVGAGNIAKAHARALSTIKGAELSGVYDLHESVAQGFIKQYGGRVYSSIDTLADASDGLIIASPNFCHKDHALQALRAGQPILCEKPMAVSLKEAKEMVETAKQFQVQASIGFNYRYLSFVNILKNLIANGELGRILTVRTHFKKNSALRRKTFSWRDSGESLRTSGALGDLGIHLIDMLWYLFGSEMKKESLNTKMLTHVKEKEEKKVQVDDHTEIFGQMENQVFFHLVTSKSSQPEECGFSVEVIGHDKVFKYHTNMKNEYEISDGLSVERHQMPQTLLTDPLNEFYGWSDTFRDQLLHWVNTDPYPSHMKVADFEDGYRAQAALNTCFEREEAVVSARAY, encoded by the coding sequence ATGAAGAAAATTGGAATTGTTGGAGCTGGGAATATTGCAAAAGCACATGCAAGAGCATTATCAACGATCAAAGGTGCAGAATTATCTGGAGTCTATGATTTGCACGAATCAGTAGCACAGGGATTCATTAAACAGTACGGAGGGCGGGTGTATTCAAGTATCGATACGCTAGCGGATGCATCTGATGGGTTGATCATTGCCTCCCCTAATTTTTGTCACAAGGACCATGCCCTTCAGGCGCTAAGAGCGGGACAGCCGATTTTATGCGAAAAACCGATGGCTGTGTCGTTGAAAGAAGCGAAGGAAATGGTGGAGACAGCCAAACAGTTCCAGGTTCAGGCCAGTATTGGTTTTAACTATCGGTACTTATCCTTTGTGAATATTTTGAAGAACTTAATTGCCAACGGTGAATTGGGCCGAATTTTAACAGTCAGGACACACTTTAAGAAAAATAGTGCCCTCAGGAGAAAAACATTTTCGTGGAGAGACAGCGGCGAGAGTCTGCGTACAAGCGGCGCTCTGGGGGATCTTGGGATTCATTTGATTGATATGCTGTGGTACTTATTTGGCAGTGAAATGAAAAAAGAATCTCTTAACACGAAGATGCTGACACATGTAAAGGAAAAAGAAGAGAAAAAGGTGCAGGTCGATGATCATACCGAAATTTTTGGGCAAATGGAGAATCAAGTGTTCTTTCATTTGGTGACGTCTAAAAGCTCGCAGCCTGAGGAATGTGGATTTAGTGTAGAAGTGATTGGCCATGACAAGGTATTCAAATACCATACGAACATGAAAAACGAATATGAAATTAGTGATGGTTTAAGTGTAGAACGTCATCAAATGCCGCAAACCCTGCTGACTGATCCGCTTAATGAATTTTACGGATGGTCCGATACATTCCGTGATCAGCTATTGCATTGGGTGAATACAGATCCATACCCATCTCATATGAAGGTGGCTGATTTTGAAGATGGATATCGCGCGCAGGCTGCGCTCAATACGTGCTTCGAGAGGGAAGAGGCTGTCGTTTCTGCCCGTGCATATTAA